The Ignavibacteriales bacterium genome includes a window with the following:
- a CDS encoding GDP-mannose 4,6-dehydratase, producing MNILVTGGAGFIGSHIADAYIAEGHHVVIVDNLSGGVLENINPKAKFYQLDIRNEKLEDVFQKEKIDVVNHLAAQMDVRRSVSDPKFDASVNVLGGLNIFESAKKHRVKKIIFSSTGGAIYGEQDYFPADEQHPTRPLSPYGITKLCTEKYLFFYKEVYGINHVILRYANVYGPRQNPHGEAGVVAIFCNKMLKGEQPVINGDGKQTRDYTFVGDVVKANVLALTYNGSNVFNIGTSIETDVNKLFLELRGHLNPPCPEKHAPVKAGEQQRSVISYKKIESELGWKPTVQLEQGLRLTAEYFKKKYSEIK from the coding sequence TTGAATATTCTTGTAACAGGCGGCGCCGGATTTATCGGATCGCATATAGCAGATGCGTACATCGCCGAAGGGCATCATGTTGTTATTGTAGATAATTTGTCCGGTGGTGTTTTGGAGAATATAAATCCGAAAGCAAAATTCTATCAACTCGACATCCGAAACGAAAAATTGGAAGATGTATTTCAGAAAGAAAAAATCGATGTGGTAAATCATTTGGCGGCGCAAATGGATGTGCGACGGTCAGTGAGCGATCCGAAGTTCGATGCTTCTGTCAATGTCCTTGGTGGATTAAATATCTTCGAGTCTGCAAAGAAGCACCGAGTGAAGAAAATTATCTTCTCTTCCACCGGCGGCGCAATTTATGGTGAACAAGATTATTTTCCTGCTGATGAACAACATCCTACGCGCCCGCTTTCTCCGTACGGCATCACGAAACTTTGCACAGAGAAATATCTCTTTTTCTACAAAGAAGTTTATGGAATCAATCATGTTATTCTTCGTTACGCAAATGTCTATGGCCCGCGCCAGAATCCGCATGGCGAAGCCGGTGTTGTTGCCATTTTCTGTAATAAAATGTTGAAAGGTGAACAGCCGGTCATTAATGGTGATGGCAAACAGACGCGGGACTATACGTTCGTTGGCGATGTTGTGAAAGCAAATGTGTTGGCTCTCACGTACAATGGATCGAATGTCTTCAACATAGGTACAAGCATCGAAACCGATGTAAATAAACTCTTCCTCGAATTGCGCGGTCATCTCAATCCGCCCTGTCCGGAAAAACACGCTCCGGTAAAAGCCGGTGAGCAGCAGCGCAGTGTCATCAGTTATAAAAAAATTGAGAGCGAGCTTGGCTGGAAACCTACCGTGCAATTAGAACAAGGATTGCGTTTGACGGCGGAATATTTTAAAAAGAAATATTCAGAGATAAAATAA
- a CDS encoding fused MFS/spermidine synthase — MKTLSRQTIHSIIGILFVVSGALGLIYQIVWFKYLSLFLGNTTYAQTIVLATFMGGLAIGSAWWGRKVDHAEHPLRLYAFLELGIGVYCLLYPKFLEVLKSIFISIVVSLQLPSDGTAVLLLKFLTSLCSLLVPTILMGGTLPILVRFISRKLEESGRNIAVLYFLNSLGAVFGSLLAGFFFIRILGLSTTVYFAAVVNFLIGGIAIVLSVVKTEQEKNNSKESEEPEIIFPRRDVIFAIVVAGISGLAAMIYEVTWVRLLIPVLGSSTYSFSLMLVTFISGITIGSFIVSLLIQRVKNLSAMLMWCQVGIVLSMLATIPMYVRIPYEFWKVASFLTRSDATYPIFLAIQFFFCFVLMIMPTIFLGMSLPVATRIASRGIHVLGKSVGNIFAVNTLGTVIGSLLAGLVLIPLIGVRHAIEVGIACNLLAALLVLLFTGSVPRRQTFIALSIVVCAVISYSIFVPTWNSGAMLSGVFRRIHSNAQLPMRYADFIDKENMTKVLFYKEGTTATIGVVEGGVGSEKQKILIVNGKADASSKGDLPTQVLLGQLPCFIHQDPLNALVIGLGSGITLGSVLTHPVKRVDCVEISPEVVEASSHFKEVNHNPLSDPRTTLFIEDALAYLKLTPRKYDIIISEPSNPWIAGIGNLYTTDFFEECKRRMNTGGLMVQWFHLYEMNDDLFKLVVRTFQSSFKYVSIWQPLDVDVIMIGSNQPITMTFERIQTAISLKGVKEDLQQIQLQDAATLLSLEMLPPESVVRYIGIGDLNTEDHPRLEYGAPGTFFLGTTVVQLAQYDERTRCDGMEIQLKKRMENKLLTDEELRNIGFFHTERQNSFSRFGYAVLSDLQKKYQNDVPLLKRLAKTAELLNLSREALSYYKKLAELESTNPDVLEKYAWLKYMIERDRTTILTPIDTKESEDLLYKSINLATDTVDSYRLSLADLYYGTQRYVKAADQYARTIQIRDKYERNLNIRDDAVFLRLARCLNWMGKNDRAIDYALQAVMINPKNEEAKDLVYELWTKKINEVKPN, encoded by the coding sequence ATGAAAACTTTATCCCGTCAAACGATTCATTCAATCATAGGAATACTCTTCGTTGTATCTGGTGCACTCGGACTCATCTACCAAATTGTCTGGTTTAAATATCTTTCGCTTTTTCTTGGCAATACGACGTATGCACAGACCATCGTGCTTGCCACTTTTATGGGTGGACTTGCCATCGGTTCGGCATGGTGGGGAAGGAAAGTGGACCACGCAGAACATCCGCTTCGGCTCTATGCTTTTCTAGAATTAGGCATAGGTGTTTATTGTTTGCTGTATCCGAAGTTCCTCGAAGTCCTGAAAAGTATTTTCATCTCGATTGTTGTTTCATTACAACTTCCTAGTGACGGAACAGCTGTTCTTCTTCTCAAGTTTTTGACAAGCCTTTGTTCGTTGTTGGTTCCAACAATATTAATGGGCGGTACACTACCTATACTTGTTCGCTTTATCTCTCGCAAGTTGGAAGAATCGGGCAGAAATATTGCAGTACTCTATTTTCTCAATAGTTTAGGTGCGGTTTTTGGTTCGCTGCTTGCCGGTTTCTTCTTCATCCGAATTCTTGGATTGAGCACAACTGTATATTTTGCAGCGGTCGTTAATTTTTTGATTGGTGGTATTGCCATTGTATTGTCTGTGGTAAAGACGGAACAGGAGAAAAACAATTCAAAAGAATCGGAAGAGCCTGAAATTATTTTCCCCCGTAGAGATGTAATTTTCGCCATTGTCGTTGCTGGAATTTCCGGTTTAGCAGCCATGATCTATGAAGTGACATGGGTGCGATTATTAATTCCTGTATTGGGTTCTTCAACATATTCTTTCTCGCTTATGCTTGTGACTTTTATTTCCGGGATAACTATTGGCAGTTTCATTGTGTCGTTACTCATTCAGAGAGTAAAGAATCTATCCGCTATGCTCATGTGGTGTCAGGTTGGTATTGTGTTATCGATGCTTGCAACAATTCCAATGTACGTGCGCATTCCTTATGAGTTTTGGAAAGTTGCGTCTTTTCTCACCCGCAGTGACGCTACGTATCCAATATTTCTTGCCATTCAGTTTTTCTTCTGCTTCGTTTTGATGATTATGCCCACTATTTTTCTTGGTATGTCGCTTCCTGTCGCAACGCGCATAGCTTCCCGCGGTATTCATGTTCTTGGCAAATCAGTTGGAAACATCTTTGCGGTGAACACTCTTGGTACTGTGATTGGTTCGCTCTTAGCGGGACTTGTGTTGATTCCGCTGATTGGAGTTAGGCATGCAATTGAAGTCGGAATTGCTTGTAACCTACTTGCTGCCTTGCTTGTACTTCTCTTTACAGGTTCGGTTCCACGTCGCCAGACGTTCATTGCGTTATCAATTGTAGTATGTGCAGTCATATCGTATTCGATATTTGTTCCAACGTGGAACAGCGGAGCGATGCTGTCTGGTGTTTTTCGCCGGATTCATTCAAATGCTCAATTGCCAATGAGGTATGCAGATTTTATAGACAAAGAAAATATGACAAAAGTGCTCTTCTATAAAGAAGGGACAACGGCAACGATCGGTGTTGTCGAAGGTGGAGTTGGCAGTGAAAAACAAAAAATCCTAATTGTAAATGGCAAAGCAGATGCATCATCAAAAGGAGATTTGCCAACACAAGTGCTCCTCGGTCAACTTCCATGTTTTATTCATCAAGATCCACTGAATGCTTTAGTGATAGGTCTTGGCAGTGGCATCACACTTGGTAGTGTTTTAACGCATCCCGTAAAGCGTGTGGATTGCGTTGAGATATCACCAGAAGTTGTAGAAGCATCGTCGCACTTTAAAGAAGTGAATCATAATCCATTGAGTGATCCACGCACGACATTATTTATCGAAGATGCGCTTGCGTACCTCAAGCTTACTCCGCGTAAGTACGATATCATTATAAGCGAACCATCGAATCCTTGGATTGCCGGTATCGGCAATTTGTACACAACAGATTTTTTTGAAGAATGTAAACGTCGGATGAATACCGGTGGCTTGATGGTCCAATGGTTTCATCTTTATGAAATGAACGACGATCTCTTTAAATTGGTTGTGCGCACATTTCAATCAAGCTTCAAATATGTATCAATCTGGCAACCGCTGGACGTTGATGTGATTATGATTGGTTCAAATCAGCCAATAACGATGACCTTTGAAAGGATACAAACCGCCATATCCCTAAAAGGTGTGAAAGAAGATTTACAGCAGATTCAACTTCAAGATGCCGCAACACTGCTTTCACTTGAAATGCTTCCGCCGGAATCGGTGGTGCGATATATTGGCATTGGTGATTTAAATACAGAAGATCATCCTAGATTAGAATACGGCGCGCCAGGCACATTCTTTTTAGGTACTACCGTAGTACAACTTGCACAATATGATGAACGCACAAGATGCGATGGCATGGAAATACAACTCAAAAAACGTATGGAAAACAAGTTGTTAACAGATGAAGAGTTGCGCAATATTGGATTTTTCCATACTGAACGACAAAACAGTTTTTCTCGTTTTGGATATGCAGTTCTCAGTGATCTTCAGAAGAAATATCAAAACGATGTTCCGCTCTTGAAACGGCTTGCGAAGACGGCCGAACTATTGAACTTATCGCGAGAAGCTCTCTCATATTACAAGAAACTTGCAGAGCTTGAATCAACCAATCCTGATGTGTTGGAAAAATATGCGTGGTTAAAATACATGATCGAACGCGATCGCACAACTATATTAACCCCCATCGATACTAAAGAAAGCGAGGATCTGCTCTACAAAAGTATCAATCTCGCAACTGACACAGTGGACAGCTACCGTCTTAGCTTAGCTGATCTCTATTATGGAACACAACGATATGTCAAAGCCGCTGATCAATACGCACGTACCATACAGATACGTGACAAATACGAACGTAATCTCAATATTCGCGATGATGCTGTATTTCTGCGGCTTGCCCGTTGTCTTAACTGGATGGGGAAAAATGACCGCGCAATCGATTATGCTTTGCAAGCAGTTATGATCAATCCAAAAAACGAAGAGGCGAAAGATTTGGTGTATGAACTTTGGACAAAAAAGATCAACGAAGTAAAACCCAATTAA
- a CDS encoding sigma-54 dependent transcriptional regulator, translated as MKTILIVDDDKSVRESLKMILEYDRYEVEFAENGEQGLQKLDRLPVDVVLLDVKMSGMDGIEVLTKIREKNEKLPVVMISGHGTIETAVEATKLGAFDFLSKPLDRDKLLVTIRNAIQHAKLSEDFEKLQESVEGKRRILGESKKMKEILAVINQVAPTDARVLITGENGTGKELIAHALHRFSKRNAKQFVEVNCAAIPSEMIESELFGHEKGSFTGATAQRIGKFEQADGGTLFLDEIGDMSLQAQAKVLRALEEGKIERVGGSKLIAVDVRVLSATNKNLEEEISKGNFRNDLFHRLNVIPIHAPALREHRDDIPVLVQSFIEDVCSRNGIARKEISNDAIHVLVQREWPGNVRELKNAVERLVILSHGTSIDITVLDAFGSTSGMDLGSLDVSGTFQEFKERAEAAFIKKQLEIHKWNVTKTAEAMEIQRSHLYTKMKRYGLAKEGEDEGKE; from the coding sequence ATGAAAACTATTCTTATTGTTGATGATGACAAATCCGTCCGTGAATCGCTCAAGATGATTCTTGAATACGATCGCTACGAAGTAGAGTTTGCAGAGAACGGCGAACAAGGGTTACAGAAACTCGATCGCTTGCCGGTCGATGTAGTGTTGTTAGACGTGAAAATGTCCGGCATGGATGGCATCGAAGTACTGACAAAGATTCGAGAGAAGAATGAGAAGCTGCCGGTGGTAATGATTTCCGGCCACGGGACTATTGAGACGGCGGTGGAAGCGACGAAGCTGGGCGCTTTCGATTTTCTTTCCAAACCCCTTGATCGTGATAAACTTCTTGTCACCATTCGTAATGCGATCCAGCATGCAAAACTTTCAGAAGATTTCGAGAAGCTGCAAGAAAGTGTGGAAGGGAAGCGGCGCATCCTTGGCGAGAGCAAGAAGATGAAAGAGATACTTGCCGTCATCAATCAAGTAGCACCGACGGATGCGCGCGTATTGATCACAGGTGAGAATGGAACTGGGAAGGAACTGATCGCGCACGCTCTACACCGTTTCAGCAAACGCAATGCAAAACAGTTTGTGGAAGTCAACTGCGCTGCGATTCCTTCTGAAATGATTGAATCGGAATTATTCGGTCATGAAAAAGGTTCCTTTACAGGAGCGACAGCGCAGCGCATTGGCAAGTTCGAACAGGCTGACGGAGGAACTCTTTTCCTCGATGAAATTGGCGATATGAGTCTGCAAGCGCAGGCGAAAGTACTTCGTGCATTGGAAGAAGGAAAAATCGAACGTGTTGGGGGCAGCAAACTTATTGCTGTTGATGTCCGCGTTCTTTCGGCGACCAACAAGAACTTGGAAGAGGAGATTAGTAAAGGGAATTTTCGCAATGATCTCTTTCACCGGCTTAACGTCATTCCGATTCACGCGCCGGCTCTGCGCGAACATCGAGACGATATTCCTGTCCTCGTTCAATCGTTTATTGAGGATGTTTGTTCGCGGAATGGAATTGCGCGGAAGGAAATCTCCAATGATGCGATCCATGTCCTCGTTCAACGCGAGTGGCCCGGCAATGTGCGCGAATTAAAAAACGCAGTGGAACGCCTGGTCATTTTATCACACGGCACTTCGATTGATATTACTGTGCTCGATGCGTTTGGAAGTACCAGCGGGATGGATCTAGGTTCGCTCGATGTGAGTGGAACATTTCAGGAATTCAAAGAGCGTGCTGAAGCGGCGTTCATTAAGAAGCAATTGGAAATTCACAAGTGGAACGTCACCAAGACCGCTGAAGCTATGGAAATCCAGCGTAGCCATCTCTATACCAAAATGAAACGTTACGGCTTGGCTAAAGAGGGAGAAGATGAAGGGAAAGAATAA
- a CDS encoding glycoside hydrolase family 88 protein, which produces MNRRNFIAKTSFLGSAITALPYYIAKTTNEEKSEKSEQSAAMEKVTRAMLSMQRASWEQGVALQAMLELGNQEMLYLMAKEAVLRQRDDGRLSVVYSDNGVIDPAAAGEGVLHAYQMSGEKEFKVAADKMLEWLLVKAPRSKEGVIYHTMDSPQIMSDGFYMSPPFLAAAGKYNEALAQVDGLRKVLWNPEHQLFSHRWHDGEQKFLNKRFWGGGNGWAAASFSRIIRMMPENMKSEKEKIIEYHKQLLKGCLAHMCKDGLFYDFVNEPDTFIELNLAQMLAYSIFRGLKGGWLESSYREPAEKMRKAAYAKIDDHGYLTGVCGAPAFQSSGRSTEGQAFFLLMEAAYNDLNK; this is translated from the coding sequence GTGAACCGTAGAAATTTTATAGCGAAAACATCGTTTCTTGGTAGCGCAATCACTGCTTTGCCATATTATATCGCTAAAACAACAAATGAAGAGAAGTCTGAAAAAAGTGAACAGTCTGCCGCCATGGAAAAGGTAACACGTGCAATGCTTTCTATGCAGCGCGCTTCTTGGGAGCAGGGAGTCGCTCTGCAGGCAATGCTTGAACTTGGGAATCAAGAGATGCTCTATCTGATGGCAAAAGAAGCGGTATTGCGGCAAAGAGACGATGGCAGATTATCGGTCGTGTATTCTGATAATGGAGTGATTGATCCTGCGGCGGCTGGGGAAGGAGTCTTACATGCATATCAAATGTCAGGCGAAAAAGAATTTAAAGTTGCCGCAGATAAAATGCTTGAATGGCTTTTAGTAAAAGCACCTCGAAGTAAGGAAGGTGTTATTTATCATACGATGGATTCTCCCCAAATCATGAGTGATGGGTTTTATATGTCGCCGCCATTCCTTGCAGCGGCAGGAAAATATAATGAAGCTCTTGCGCAAGTTGATGGGTTAAGAAAGGTTTTATGGAATCCAGAGCATCAGTTATTTTCTCACAGATGGCATGACGGTGAACAGAAGTTTCTAAATAAAAGATTCTGGGGGGGAGGAAATGGATGGGCCGCCGCATCGTTCAGCCGCATCATACGAATGATGCCAGAAAATATGAAATCAGAAAAAGAGAAAATCATTGAGTATCACAAACAACTCCTTAAAGGATGTTTGGCCCATATGTGTAAAGACGGTTTGTTCTATGATTTTGTAAATGAACCTGATACATTTATCGAATTAAATCTCGCTCAAATGCTGGCATATTCAATTTTCAGAGGACTAAAAGGCGGATGGTTAGAAAGTTCCTATCGAGAACCAGCAGAAAAGATGCGCAAAGCCGCCTATGCGAAAATTGATGATCATGGATACTTGACAGGAGTATGCGGTGCGCCTGCATTTCAAAGTTCTGGCCGCTCAACCGAAGGACAAGCGTTCTTTCTATTAATGGAAGCGGCGTATAACGACTTGAATAAGTGA
- the gap gene encoding type I glyceraldehyde-3-phosphate dehydrogenase yields MAVKVGINGFGRIGRQIINVMADKGVLGKTLDVVAVVDVSTDAKYFAYQLKYDSIHGHFRGTLGSEKSNPSLEADDVLVVNGHKIKCVMAQKDPSQLPWKELGVEIVIESTGLFTDSEKAKGHIAAGAKKVIISAPGKGDVKTLLMGVNDNEYDPAKHNIVSNASCTTNCLAPVVHVLIKEGVGIETGLMTTIHSTTATQKTVDGPSKKDWRGGRAASNNIIPSTTGAAKAVGEVLPMVKGKLTGMSFRVPTLDVSVIDLTFRTTRDSSIEEIDGLMKKASETYLKGILGYCKEEVVSTDFIHDDRSSIYDSLATLQNNLKGEKRFFKVVSWYDNEWGYSVRTVDLTNLIASKLK; encoded by the coding sequence ATGGCAGTGAAAGTAGGTATTAATGGTTTTGGCCGCATTGGCAGGCAAATTATCAATGTTATGGCTGATAAAGGTGTTCTCGGTAAAACACTTGATGTCGTTGCAGTCGTCGATGTGAGCACGGACGCAAAATATTTTGCGTATCAATTGAAATATGACTCAATCCATGGTCATTTCCGTGGGACGTTAGGTAGCGAGAAAAGCAATCCTTCATTGGAAGCGGATGATGTTCTCGTTGTGAACGGTCATAAAATTAAGTGCGTGATGGCTCAAAAAGATCCGTCGCAATTGCCATGGAAAGAACTTGGCGTTGAAATTGTGATTGAATCTACCGGTTTGTTCACCGATTCCGAAAAGGCAAAAGGACACATTGCGGCAGGTGCAAAAAAAGTCATTATCTCCGCACCGGGAAAAGGCGATGTCAAAACACTTCTCATGGGTGTCAATGATAATGAATACGATCCTGCAAAACACAATATCGTATCCAATGCATCGTGCACAACAAACTGCCTGGCTCCCGTTGTACACGTATTGATTAAGGAAGGTGTTGGCATTGAAACTGGATTGATGACGACGATTCATTCGACTACAGCAACACAGAAGACCGTTGATGGTCCATCCAAAAAGGACTGGAGAGGTGGTCGTGCGGCTTCGAATAATATTATCCCTTCCACAACCGGTGCTGCGAAAGCTGTTGGGGAAGTTCTCCCAATGGTAAAGGGTAAACTGACAGGTATGTCGTTTCGGGTTCCAACCCTGGATGTGTCAGTCATTGATCTTACATTCCGTACAACTCGGGATAGTTCCATTGAAGAGATTGATGGTTTGATGAAGAAAGCATCAGAGACGTATCTCAAAGGTATTCTCGGTTATTGTAAGGAAGAGGTTGTTTCGACGGACTTCATTCATGATGATCGATCGTCCATCTATGATTCTCTTGCAACATTGCAGAACAATCTCAAGGGCGAAAAGAGATTCTTCAAGGTTGTTTCGTGGTATGACAACGAATGGGGCTATTCAGTCCGCACAGTTGATTTGACAAACCTTATTGCATCGAAACTGAAGTAA
- a CDS encoding phosphoglycerate kinase, translating to MNKKTVSDISFTGKRVIMRVDFNVPLKSGVIQDDIRMRAALPTIKYVLDQKPKYLVLMSHLGDPKKDTQKAKEKAEKDGKPFDEAKFIEGKHKMKPIVAHLAELLNKPVKLAPAAIGAETKAMVDGLKDGEILMLENTRFHKQETSKDPAEREQMAKELASYGDIFVNDAFGTAHRAHASTETIAHYLPAVAGFLMEKELAYLGKAVENPAKPYVAIIGGAKISGKIDVIQNLMNKVDALLIGGGMIFTFYKAQGLEIGKSLLEEDKVELAKKILDEAKAKNVRLMLPVDCVISDKFDNAAAIKTVKINAIPSDWIGMDIGPETIKIYSDEIVKAKTVVWNGPMGVFEMPNFSKGTTAVAQALVTATKAGAITVVGGGDSASAIAQAGLDKAVSHVSTGGGASLEFLEGKVLPGVAALNDK from the coding sequence ATGAATAAGAAAACTGTGAGCGATATAAGTTTTACCGGCAAGCGCGTTATTATGCGCGTGGATTTTAACGTACCACTGAAGAGCGGCGTCATTCAAGACGACATCCGTATGCGGGCAGCACTTCCAACAATTAAATATGTCCTTGATCAAAAACCAAAATATCTCGTGCTCATGTCACACCTTGGAGATCCGAAAAAAGATACTCAGAAAGCAAAAGAGAAAGCCGAGAAAGATGGCAAGCCATTCGATGAAGCAAAGTTCATCGAAGGCAAACATAAGATGAAACCGATCGTTGCCCATCTTGCGGAACTTCTGAACAAACCGGTAAAACTTGCTCCGGCAGCCATTGGCGCAGAAACGAAAGCAATGGTTGACGGATTGAAGGATGGCGAAATTCTGATGCTCGAGAATACCCGCTTCCATAAACAAGAGACTTCAAAAGATCCAGCGGAACGTGAACAGATGGCGAAGGAACTTGCTTCCTATGGCGATATCTTTGTCAATGATGCATTTGGCACTGCACACCGTGCGCATGCATCTACAGAGACTATTGCACATTATTTGCCGGCTGTTGCAGGATTCTTGATGGAGAAAGAATTGGCGTATCTCGGCAAAGCAGTTGAGAATCCCGCGAAGCCGTACGTTGCAATCATCGGCGGTGCAAAAATATCCGGCAAAATTGATGTCATCCAGAACCTTATGAACAAAGTGGATGCGCTGCTCATTGGCGGTGGAATGATCTTCACGTTCTACAAAGCACAAGGATTGGAGATCGGAAAATCGTTGTTAGAAGAAGATAAAGTCGAATTGGCAAAGAAAATTCTTGATGAGGCAAAAGCGAAAAATGTAAGGTTGATGCTGCCGGTCGATTGTGTCATTTCCGATAAGTTTGATAACGCAGCAGCGATAAAGACAGTGAAAATCAACGCAATCCCATCTGATTGGATTGGAATGGATATCGGTCCTGAGACTATCAAAATATACAGCGATGAAATCGTGAAAGCGAAAACGGTTGTTTGGAACGGACCGATGGGTGTATTTGAAATGCCGAACTTTTCAAAAGGAACTACTGCCGTTGCTCAAGCGTTAGTTACTGCAACAAAGGCGGGCGCGATTACAGTAGTTGGCGGCGGAGATTCTGCGTCGGCCATTGCACAAGCCGGACTCGATAAAGCCGTATCGCATGTCTCAACAGGCGGCGGTGCTTCATTGGAATTCTTGGAAGGAAAAGTTCTGCCGGGTGTTGCGGCGCTGAATGATAAGTGA
- a CDS encoding rhomboid family intramembrane serine protease, with protein sequence MAYDNQGNYYRPSMFGGFQFFPPVIKGLLITNSAIFILMWFFSAFHFNGISLHMVLTTVFGLMPLGEGFYPWQLITYQFMHADFWHLFFNMVFGLWMFGMEVEHIWGAKKFLIYYLSCGVAAGLSQLILSPIFEPALGPTIGASGAIYGVMIAFAAMFPDRYIFLYFLIPVKVKYFVIILIVFGVMSVGGQGNVANLAHLGGAVAGYLYILYDRRQLTRGKSRGTFQSWMSSAPWSHPTTSSGDVVDAKVFDINKSKSFEPKEPPVDAQKRIDEILDKISRSGYQSLSEEEKKILFEASKRMN encoded by the coding sequence ATGGCTTACGACAATCAAGGCAATTACTACCGTCCCTCAATGTTTGGAGGATTCCAATTTTTCCCGCCTGTCATAAAGGGATTATTGATCACCAATAGTGCCATATTTATTTTAATGTGGTTCTTCAGTGCGTTCCATTTTAACGGCATAAGTTTGCATATGGTGTTAACAACGGTTTTTGGTTTGATGCCACTCGGTGAGGGTTTCTATCCGTGGCAGCTTATTACCTATCAATTTATGCATGCAGATTTCTGGCATCTATTCTTTAATATGGTATTTGGGCTATGGATGTTCGGGATGGAAGTTGAACATATTTGGGGAGCAAAGAAATTTCTTATTTATTATTTATCGTGCGGCGTGGCGGCTGGGTTATCCCAGCTAATACTTTCGCCGATCTTTGAGCCAGCGCTTGGCCCAACGATCGGGGCATCTGGAGCAATTTACGGCGTTATGATTGCCTTTGCAGCGATGTTCCCTGATCGATACATATTTCTTTATTTCTTGATTCCAGTGAAAGTAAAATACTTTGTCATTATCCTCATTGTTTTTGGTGTCATGTCGGTGGGCGGACAGGGAAATGTTGCTAATCTTGCACATCTTGGCGGAGCGGTCGCTGGATATCTTTATATTTTATATGATCGCCGGCAATTGACTCGTGGAAAAAGTCGCGGAACTTTTCAATCGTGGATGTCATCTGCGCCTTGGAGCCATCCAACAACTTCTTCGGGCGATGTAGTGGATGCAAAGGTATTTGATATAAACAAATCGAAATCTTTCGAACCGAAAGAGCCCCCAGTGGACGCACAAAAGCGCATTGATGAGATTCTTGACAAAATCAGCCGAAGCGGATATCAAAGTTTATCGGAGGAAGAGAAGAAGATACTCTTCGAAGCAAGTAAACGTATGAATTAA
- the ispG gene encoding flavodoxin-dependent (E)-4-hydroxy-3-methylbut-2-enyl-diphosphate synthase, protein MSQQHETYKVTTRRKTRQVNIGGIKVGGDAPISVQTMTKTKTDDVAGTIAQIKAATEAGVDIVRVTVNDKEAAAAMTEIVKQSPVPIVADIHFNHIFALKAIEAGVAKVRLNPGNIGSKDRIKQVLTAAKERSIPIRIGVNSGSLEEDILQKHGYPTAEALYESAMRHVEICNEYDFKDLVISVKSTDVKLMIEAYRLVAERTDIPLHLGVTEAGPTRSGTIKSAVGIGALLAEGIGDTIRVSLTDDPVKEVEVGKEILRSLNLASRTVELIACPTCGRIEVDLFKIMGELEEKLAKVKKPVTIAVLGCVVNGPGEASSADIGIAAGKGVGILYRKGEMIKRVKENEIVATILEEVEKFQPKS, encoded by the coding sequence ATGAGCCAACAACACGAGACATACAAGGTAACTACACGAAGGAAGACTCGGCAAGTTAATATCGGCGGCATAAAAGTCGGTGGTGATGCGCCAATCTCTGTACAAACAATGACAAAAACAAAAACGGATGATGTTGCTGGTACTATCGCACAAATCAAAGCAGCGACAGAAGCCGGTGTCGATATTGTTCGAGTGACGGTTAATGACAAAGAAGCTGCAGCTGCAATGACTGAAATTGTAAAACAGTCACCGGTACCAATTGTCGCAGATATTCATTTCAATCACATTTTCGCTCTTAAGGCAATTGAAGCCGGTGTGGCAAAAGTTCGTCTCAATCCCGGCAATATTGGATCGAAGGATCGCATCAAACAAGTACTGACGGCAGCAAAAGAGCGCAGTATTCCTATTCGTATTGGAGTGAATTCCGGTTCGTTGGAAGAAGATATCCTCCAAAAACATGGCTACCCAACAGCGGAAGCATTGTACGAAAGTGCAATGCGCCACGTGGAAATTTGTAATGAATATGACTTCAAAGATCTTGTCATCTCGGTAAAATCCACGGACGTGAAATTGATGATTGAAGCGTATCGGCTTGTTGCGGAACGAACAGACATTCCATTGCATCTGGGTGTCACAGAAGCTGGACCGACACGCAGCGGCACTATTAAATCGGCGGTTGGTATTGGTGCTTTACTTGCTGAAGGAATTGGCGACACGATTCGCGTTTCGCTTACCGACGATCCTGTGAAGGAAGTTGAAGTAGGAAAAGAAATTTTGCGTTCGCTTAACCTTGCTTCACGCACTGTCGAATTAATTGCATGCCCAACATGCGGCCGGATCGAAGTTGACCTTTTTAAAATCATGGGCGAGCTTGAAGAAAAACTTGCAAAGGTAAAGAAACCTGTCACGATTGCAGTGCTCGGTTGCGTGGTGAACGGTCCCGGAGAAGCAAGTTCTGCAGATATTGGTATAGCAGCAGGCAAAGGGGTCGGCATTCTCTATCGCAAAGGTGAGATGATCAAGCGCGTCAAAGAGAACGAAATTGTTGCTACCATATTGGAAGAAGTAGAAAAGTTCCAGCCAAAAAGTTAA